A single region of the Gopherus evgoodei ecotype Sinaloan lineage chromosome 3, rGopEvg1_v1.p, whole genome shotgun sequence genome encodes:
- the BANF2 gene encoding barrier-to-autointegration factor-like protein produces the protein MATRTQKFKTFVSEPMGDKDVTTVDGINDELGLKLAAKGFDKAYILLGQFLLLKKDHAVFQRWLKGAYGASPSQAQRCASCLMDWCYAFL, from the exons ATGGCGACCAGAACTCAGAAGTTCAAAACATTTGTGTCTGAGCCGATGGGCGATAAGGACGTTACAACAGTGGATGGCATTAATGACGAGCTTGGACTAAAATTAGCCGCAAAGGGTTTTGACAAG GCATACATCCTTCTGGGCCAATTCCTCCTGTTAAAAAAGGACCATGCGGTTTTCCAAAGGTGGCTGAAAGGGGCATATGGAGCCAGTCCGAGCCAGGCTCAGCGGTGCGCCTCCTGTCTAATGGACTGGTGCTATGCTTTCCTCTAG